Proteins encoded by one window of Bacteroidota bacterium:
- a CDS encoding (2Fe-2S)-binding protein, translated as MPVVTFFNEHRSFDVEPNTNLRTLMQQVNVSPYRGLDILLNCRGNNFCGTCAVEVVDGKGASPRGQDEEATLAGNLAIAKTVDKNLRLACQTNVTGDIVVKTRPPRTVDEKKTKERLALIGIASFFGLVLAAMFMFLLLDMIHIF; from the coding sequence ATGCCTGTCGTAACATTCTTCAACGAACACCGTTCATTCGACGTAGAACCCAACACTAATCTTCGCACACTCATGCAGCAAGTCAACGTCTCGCCGTATCGCGGACTTGATATTCTGCTGAACTGCCGCGGTAATAATTTCTGCGGAACGTGTGCCGTAGAAGTTGTTGACGGCAAAGGGGCTTCTCCCCGCGGCCAGGATGAAGAAGCGACACTTGCGGGCAATCTTGCCATTGCAAAGACTGTGGACAAGAATCTGCGTTTAGCCTGCCAAACTAATGTCACGGGCGATATAGTCGTTAAGACGCGCCCTCCCCGCACGGTCGACGAAAAGAAAACCAAAGAACGCCTTGCGCTCATCGGCATTGCGTCGTTTTTCGGACTTGTTCTTGCTGCGATGTTCATGTTTTTACTGCTGGATATGATTCACATTT
- a CDS encoding CBS domain-containing protein, which produces MTSIIKQLLEHRPLLTIDKDASVQMAAEYMAKNNIGALPVVDAERLVGVFSERDVINRVVVRNLVPAQTRVADVMTTNIVVAESDETYEDCLKKMKQASCRHLPVVEGEALVGFISLRDLLQVDIHEKDDKIEFLNHYMFHVPAGMEKKYER; this is translated from the coding sequence ATGACATCCATCATAAAACAATTGCTTGAACATCGCCCGTTGCTAACAATTGACAAGGATGCATCGGTGCAAATGGCGGCCGAATACATGGCAAAGAACAATATCGGCGCGTTGCCTGTTGTCGACGCGGAACGGTTGGTGGGCGTGTTTTCGGAACGGGACGTGATCAACCGTGTCGTCGTGCGCAACCTCGTTCCGGCACAGACACGGGTGGCCGACGTGATGACGACAAACATCGTGGTGGCAGAATCCGACGAAACGTACGAAGATTGTCTGAAGAAGATGAAGCAAGCAAGCTGCCGTCATCTTCCTGTTGTAGAGGGCGAGGCACTGGTCGGGTTCATTTCGTTGCGTGACTTGCTGCAGGTGGATATTCACGAAAAGGATGACAAGATCGAATTCCTGAACCACTACATGTTCCACGTTCCCGCGGGCATGGAAAAGAAATACGAACGATAA